The DNA window CACTATTTGAGTTCTGTAAACGAGTAGACACCTTTCTGACTTCAATATTCTAGTTTATTTATCAGCTTGTTAGATTGGACTTTTCCATATAATCTTTTCATTATGCTAGATTAACTTCTCGTATAACATCATTAATGCCATCTTCCTTTTTACAGTTTCTGGAGCTTTGTAATTATTGCTAGCCTAGTACTTTAAGTCTCATATTTTATAATTCTGCATTTGAGCTGGAAATTTCTGTTGTCGTATACTGTCTGTTTTTCTGGAAGATGATTCCAGCTTTTaacaattttcttttatttgaatctCAGAGCTCACTTGATATTCCAATGGCAATGGGACTGCTGATGTCACTTTTGGGGTGTTACTTTTGCTTCACTTACTTTAACTGGCATGGCTTCAGGTAAACACTGCATGGCTTCTATTAGTTAGTTATGTACCTATTTTTCTTCTTGACAGACTCTAATTACAAATCAGCTTTTTAGTAGGTTTTCATGATAAACGCTTTATAATTCAAAGTGTAAATGTATTATTGACATTGTTATGCAATCCTTTGATCATCATGACTTTGACCATGTAAATTGCTTTCGaatagagaagaagaaaaaaatgactTTTACTGCTGGTTCTATCCACCCACAACTTATTCTAACCGTGCACTTGTGGTACAGTGATTCAACATTTTTACCAGACTGGAGTCCTCCGAGAAGAAGAGGTGTAAGAGTAAGACAGACAAAACGTGCTGAATTCCTGAGAAGGTCTAGAACCACAACTCCTCGAGGAAGTTTATGGAAAAGTTACAAGGGTTCACCAACATATACGAGTTCTCCTCCTGTGAAAGGTACCTGTTGGTGGAGCTTAGTAGCTTTAATCTAGtctttttctttgtttcatCTGACTATAATTCCAAAGGATTGCGTGCTCACTTTTTAATTCCAAAAGATGGATGGATGTAGAAACTAGAAAGGCACAATTGAACTCTATTTGATCATTCTTCATATCTTACTAGTAGTGTGTACAGTGTACCTACATTGTCAAAAGTGAGTTATTTGCCCTGTTTATTGTTTGCTGCAGATGTTGCGACGCCATCCAGTTCAGTTGACTACTACTCGACTTTCCACAAAACGCccaacaaaaagaaatattccCAGGAAGAATGGAAGGATTTCACAGAGCAAACCACACGGCAGGCTGTAGCAGAGTTGGCATCATCTCCCGAATTCACTGATTGGGCCGTGAAAAATGTGGATAGAATACATCTTCGGTCAACAGAGAGTAGCTCAGATGAATCTGTTGGAAGCGGGTCAGATTCGACTGAGGACTATATTGCAACGAGCAGCAGTGTCAGAGGCGGTTTATCGTGGCGGCGCCCATGGTAGATAGAGCATCATCAAGTGTAGCTGCGGCGTTTTCTCAAATTTTTAGTACCTCATCCTCTAGTTTATGTATATGGTAGAGATTGTTATATTACGGGTAATCTAACGTAGTAGAAAATACTATCAGCACAAATGTATTTTTAAATATGCAGGAGAAAAATAGGTCATTATTTTGTAACGTTTCATTCTTTTTGTTAATCAAATTACTGCTGATTGCTGTTATTGCATACACATTTGAAATGACTTTGACAATTTCTCTATAAACTTTCCATCTCAACATCTAAACTCTACTAAAGTTTACACACGCACACACAAATAGTATATATGAATTTACAACTTCTTTagtaaataaatgaaatttcatgtTCTAACATAGTAGATCTCAATGTAGATGACGGAAACCAAAAATTGACGAAAGTAAAACTTTGAGAGGATGTAATAGGCAACAGTGACTATGAAGGAACTTCTAGTAGTATATATTAACATAGTCAAATTGGTTAAGACGGTTCAGGAATGCATTCTTCTTATGTACTGAGGCCCTTCCTTCGAAACCCTTAGTAGGCGAAGCAAAACGAGACAACGACTGCATGCCATTATTCTTTGCAATGGCCCAACTCCTGCGCAGCAAGCAGAGTCACATTGATTAAGTGATTTCCTCAGAGAAAGGAGTCAGTGGAAAAAGGTCCAAACTAGAACTTACTGCAGCTGATGTTGGAGCTATTTGGAGACAAAACTTGATGACTGAGGCATCATCAATTTCTCATTTCATTGATTCCTACACCATTGAATGAAAACTTTCATAAAACAGGAAGAAAAACACCATTTAATAACATCTGgcatccaaaaaaaaattaacaagaGCTCCACGACTAACTCACtgcataatttgtatatttaaaatttactaATATATTATCAGAGTACAACTACCAGATTGAAACACCAGAAATATTAATCTTCTATAGTAACAGCATTTGCATTCTGAAATGCTTTCTCAGCTTCTTCGCGTATGCATGACAGGTTTGTTCTTATCTCCGTGCAGAGTCTACCCTCTACAAGGCGCACAGGCAACCACACCTTTGGTTTCACATCAACAACATATACAAGCGTCGTTTGGTATTCCACGTCATCAACAGAATCACTTTGCAAATCTCCAGCATTAGACTTCACCTGACGAAGAAGTCGAGAGGTGTAAAGACTCCTGAATCAATCAATCATTACATATGAAAGAAAACATAACGCCGAACTACAGTGAAATGTCCAAACTTGACGATGAGAATAACACAGTTTACACTAAACGAAACGAGAGAAGCTATAGGATCAGAATCACATAGAAAATGAATGTCAACCTGTTCAACAGACCACTTTCCTTCAAAGAGTTGGAAATCACCTTCAACCATCTTGAACTCAATATCACGCCTCTGCCCAAATGGAAGAATTTCAAGATCCTTCTCAACACAGTCAATAGTACCTTTTGCATCGAATTTGAGCCCAAAAGCTATATTCTGCTGACCAATCTGTTAGATGGCAGCATTAATTGTTGCATAACATAAACGATGATAGTATAATTCCAAGTATATGAAGCAATGCGAATGATGCAaattttgtggaaaataatttaatttcataagaaATGAAGTGAATACCTGAAAAAGGCGAACAAAATTATCTGTCTTCTCAAGCAACTTGCTGACTGCTAGGCCAGGAATGAAGTCTGCTAAGCCTTCATAATCAGTCAATATATCCCAAACAGCCTGTAGGCTGGCTTGGATCCTTACTTTTGATCTAATTCTCCGGCTGTTGGTGCCAGTCTTCACTATTTCAATCTCAATGCTGTCATAATCTTCTTTTGTGTACTTGGCATCCTCATCACCGTCATCATCATATTCGGAATTATAAGCCCTAATTTGGCAAAGATAGTTGACGATGTTAACTAATCAAACTTAACCATAAATGCTTTGGGTAACTGGAAAATTAAATCGAATGATGACATCTAGGTAAGAGAGTTGAGAGCACCTGGCAACAAAATGGGAGAGGCAAGGGGTTTTGTGTGGAAAAAAGCATCTGGTGTTTGACAAGGATGATGATGCAGTGGATAATTTGGGAATTGCATTTGTAGAAAGAGATGAGAGAGATGCAGGAAAGCAGATTAATGCAGCCATTTCATATCAGGAACAGCTGTTAATAATCGGAGGACGGTGACGGGTACATTCTCTGCTCAATTGAGGGAGGGAGAGTAGTGTGCACTGCAACTGCAACTGCAAGGATAGAAGATGAAGTTAGAGATTGATAGAGAAGAGACAGTGGTAGATTCATAGTAGTAGGATTTGAAAAAggaaacaacaaacaaaattgCATTAACACACCTCTAGTGTGGGCTGGGAATTGTGGTTGTCCCtccaaggcgacggaatcggTGACGGAATCGCCTTTTGCTGCAATGGGAATTGTGGTTGTCAACAACACATTTATGATGATTTATCATATCAACAAACGCCACGATTCTCCAATTTAGTGTTTCATCATTTCATTGAAAAAAGGATTTATATtactagtaatttttaattgtgCTACCTATTTTTACTTGAATaaagctatgcggccacattatggccagccataaattaattaaataacagaaaaaattgattttttttcaaatttttagtttaatattacttgattttacttttatatcatcttcattatatgttgctcaacatgttaatgttgctctttcgtagtttttgctcaaattattactactgtcatttcttgattgttgctcaacgtatacagtaattcgtgatattaatgtgttttacgtaatggaattcaaagataagtatcaactcacaagtccattcacacacatataagtttatatcggtaattctaatttttt is part of the Salvia splendens isolate huo1 chromosome 6, SspV2, whole genome shotgun sequence genome and encodes:
- the LOC121807195 gene encoding uncharacterized protein LOC121807195 isoform X1, which codes for MAALICFPASLSSLSTNAIPKLSTASSSLSNTRCFFPHKTPCLSHFVARAYNSEYDDDGDEDAKYTKEDYDSIEIEIVKTGTNSRRIRSKVRIQASLQAVWDILTDYEGLADFIPGLAVSKLLEKTDNFVRLFQIGQQNIAFGLKFDAKGTIDCVEKDLEILPFGQRRDIEFKMVEGDFQLFEGKWSVEQVKSNAGDLQSDSVDDVEYQTTLVYVVDVKPKVWLPVRLVEGRLCTEIRTNLSCIREEAEKAFQNANAVTIED
- the LOC121807195 gene encoding uncharacterized protein LOC121807195 isoform X2; this encodes MAALICFPASLSSLSTNAIPKLSTASSSLSNTRCFFPHKTPCLSHFVARAYNSEYDDDGDEDAKYTKEDYDSIEIEIVKTGTNSRRIRSKVRIQASLQAVWDILTDYEGLADFIPGLAVSKLLEKTDNFVRLFQIGQQNIAFGLKFDAKGTIDCVEKDLEILPFGQRRDIEFKMVEGEV